A genomic stretch from Bosea sp. F3-2 includes:
- a CDS encoding ABC transporter ATP-binding protein — MGLVLDGVRRDVGAQTHIHETTLRLPPGTMTVLLGATLAGKTSLMRLMAGLDRPTSGRILVNEGGRERDVTGLPVRERSVAMVYQQFINYPNLSVFENIASPLRVKGLPKAEIEGKVRAMARLMQLEPFLERMPLNLSGGQQQRTAMARALIKGADLVLLDEPLANLDYKLREELREELPKIVRMSNATVVYATTEPQEALLLGDHTATLWEGRVTQHGPSTEVYRRPQDLITARIFSDPPLNILPVTKRNGELLLPGGASASATGALAGLADGDYQVGFRAHHLGLRAMAGPSLRFDGTVTVAEITGSESFVHVECAGFRWVALAPGVHELEPGAPITVHINPATVFVFDLSGGLAHAPAFLSAA, encoded by the coding sequence GTGGGTCTTGTTCTCGACGGGGTGCGTCGCGATGTCGGAGCGCAGACACACATTCACGAGACAACGCTGCGGCTCCCTCCGGGCACGATGACTGTGCTGCTCGGTGCCACGCTGGCGGGAAAGACCTCGCTGATGCGGCTGATGGCCGGTCTCGACAGGCCAACTTCGGGGCGCATCCTGGTCAACGAGGGCGGTCGTGAGCGGGATGTGACCGGCTTGCCTGTGCGCGAGCGTTCCGTCGCGATGGTCTACCAGCAGTTCATCAATTACCCGAACCTCAGTGTCTTCGAGAACATCGCCTCCCCGCTCAGGGTGAAAGGGCTGCCCAAGGCTGAGATCGAGGGCAAGGTGCGGGCGATGGCGCGGCTGATGCAGCTCGAGCCCTTTCTGGAGCGCATGCCGCTCAACCTCTCGGGCGGGCAGCAGCAGCGCACCGCGATGGCCCGTGCGCTAATCAAGGGCGCCGACCTTGTCCTGCTCGACGAGCCGCTTGCCAATCTTGACTACAAGCTGCGCGAGGAATTGCGCGAGGAACTGCCGAAGATCGTCCGCATGTCGAACGCGACGGTTGTCTACGCCACCACGGAACCTCAGGAAGCGCTGCTGCTCGGCGACCATACCGCCACGCTCTGGGAGGGCCGGGTGACACAGCACGGGCCGAGCACAGAGGTCTATCGCCGGCCGCAGGATCTGATCACGGCGCGCATCTTCTCCGATCCGCCACTCAATATTCTGCCCGTTACAAAGCGAAACGGGGAGCTCCTCCTGCCTGGTGGCGCGAGCGCCTCCGCGACTGGAGCACTCGCCGGGCTGGCGGACGGAGATTACCAGGTTGGCTTTCGGGCACATCATCTTGGGCTGCGAGCCATGGCCGGGCCGAGTCTGCGCTTCGACGGCACGGTGACGGTGGCTGAGATCACCGGCTCGGAGAGCTTCGTCCATGTCGAGTGCGCCGGGTTTCGCTGGGTGGCGCTTGCACCGGGCGTGCACGAA
- a CDS encoding MFS transporter, translated as MPVEIPRDFRRVIIAASVGNVIEWYDFYIFGSLAAILSVKFFEQSHPVAALLSTIALFTAGFLIRPLGAFLFGWMGDRVGRKYTFLVTLSGMGLGTGAIGLIPTYESIGLTAAFVLFGLRMIQGLCLGGEYGGAITYVAEHVPDERRGYYTGWLQTSPTLGIVVSLAVIIATRSYVGEAAFNAWAWRVPFLISFLLVAVAIYIRLQLQETPIFEEIKARGQMTRNPWKEAFLSPNIKYVGIATLVLIGQGVVWYSGQFWALYFLQQVSKVDPLTSAYIVGAALLIATPSLIFFGWLSDIIGRKPVILGGMLLAALTYYPLYLWLGMVTQPGKINYPVAIFIIFILVCYVGMVYGPVGAFLAEYFPARIRYTSVSVPYHIGNGWGGGLVPFITSAAFAATGSIGSALIYPIAVPAVCFVLCLFLMPETRKISIWQPLEPTAAT; from the coding sequence ATGCCCGTTGAGATCCCGAGAGATTTCCGCCGCGTGATCATCGCTGCATCGGTGGGCAACGTCATCGAGTGGTATGACTTCTATATCTTCGGCAGCCTGGCCGCTATTCTATCGGTCAAGTTCTTCGAGCAGAGCCATCCGGTCGCGGCATTGCTGAGCACGATCGCCCTGTTTACCGCCGGCTTCCTGATCCGCCCGCTGGGGGCCTTCCTCTTCGGATGGATGGGCGATCGGGTCGGCCGCAAATACACCTTCCTCGTCACGCTCAGCGGAATGGGACTTGGCACGGGCGCGATCGGCTTGATCCCAACCTATGAGTCCATCGGCCTGACCGCCGCATTCGTTCTATTCGGCTTGCGGATGATCCAGGGCCTGTGCCTGGGTGGCGAATATGGCGGCGCCATCACCTATGTCGCCGAGCATGTTCCCGACGAGCGCCGCGGTTACTACACCGGCTGGCTGCAGACGTCCCCGACGCTCGGGATCGTGGTATCGCTCGCCGTGATCATCGCGACCCGCAGCTATGTCGGCGAGGCGGCGTTCAACGCCTGGGCGTGGCGCGTTCCGTTCCTGATCTCCTTCCTGCTGGTCGCCGTCGCCATCTACATCCGCCTCCAGCTCCAGGAAACGCCGATCTTCGAGGAGATCAAGGCCAGGGGGCAGATGACCCGAAATCCCTGGAAGGAAGCCTTCCTCAGCCCCAACATCAAATATGTCGGGATCGCCACCCTCGTGCTGATCGGGCAAGGCGTGGTCTGGTATAGCGGCCAGTTCTGGGCGTTGTACTTCCTGCAGCAGGTTTCCAAGGTGGACCCGCTGACCTCGGCCTATATCGTGGGAGCAGCGCTGCTCATTGCAACGCCGAGCCTGATCTTCTTTGGCTGGCTGTCCGACATCATCGGCCGCAAGCCGGTGATCCTGGGCGGCATGCTACTCGCGGCGCTCACATACTATCCGCTGTATTTGTGGCTGGGAATGGTCACGCAACCCGGCAAGATCAACTATCCCGTCGCGATCTTCATCATCTTCATCCTCGTTTGCTATGTCGGGATGGTGTATGGGCCGGTCGGGGCATTCCTGGCGGAATATTTCCCCGCCAGGATCCGCTACACGTCGGTATCGGTGCCGTATCACATCGGCAATGGCTGGGGTGGCGGATTGGTGCCGTTCATCACCTCGGCGGCTTTCGCTGCGACCGGTAGCATCGGCTCCGCGCTGATCTACCCGATCGCGGTTCCGGCCGTCTGCTTCGTGCTCTGCCTCTTCCTGATGCCGGAAACGCGCAAGATCAGTATCTGGCAACCGCTCGAGCCGACGGCGGCGACCTGA
- a CDS encoding amino acid ABC transporter ATP-binding protein translates to MSLVDLNDVVKHYGQHTVLNGVSLTVAKGEIVAIIGRSGSGKSTLLRCVDGLEPIQGGTISFDGTVINDLGMDLRKLRQHVGIVFQSFNLFPHLSVEENITLAPNVVKRVPLAEARRLAETVLQKVGQAEKIDAYPNQLSGGQQQCVAIARSLAMSPQLMLFDDPELVGEVPKLLEEMARDGMTMILVTHEIGFARQIADRVAFMHQGRIWEEGPAAATLARPRTPELETFLSAVSLH, encoded by the coding sequence ATGTCGCTCGTTGATCTCAATGACGTCGTCAAGCACTACGGCCAGCACACGGTCTTGAACGGCGTATCGCTCACCGTCGCGAAGGGCGAGATCGTCGCCATCATCGGCCGCTCGGGCTCGGGCAAGAGCACCCTGCTGCGCTGCGTGGACGGGCTGGAGCCTATCCAGGGCGGCACCATCTCCTTCGACGGCACCGTGATCAACGATCTCGGCATGGACCTGCGCAAGCTGCGCCAGCATGTCGGCATCGTGTTCCAGAGCTTTAATCTCTTCCCGCATCTCAGTGTCGAGGAGAACATCACGCTCGCGCCCAATGTGGTGAAGAGGGTGCCGCTGGCCGAGGCACGACGCCTGGCCGAAACCGTGCTGCAAAAGGTGGGGCAGGCCGAGAAGATCGACGCCTATCCCAACCAGCTCTCCGGTGGTCAGCAGCAATGTGTGGCCATCGCGCGTTCGCTGGCGATGTCGCCGCAACTTATGCTGTTCGACGATCCAGAGCTGGTCGGCGAGGTGCCGAAATTGCTGGAGGAGATGGCGCGCGACGGCATGACCATGATACTGGTGACCCACGAGATCGGCTTCGCCCGCCAGATCGCCGACCGCGTGGCGTTCATGCACCAGGGCAGGATCTGGGAGGAAGGTCCCGCGGCCGCGACACTCGCCCGGCCACGCACGCCCGAGCTGGAGACGTTTCTAAGCGCAGTATCATTGCATTGA
- a CDS encoding alpha/beta family hydrolase has protein sequence MNVLFDGPEKATHTILLAHGAGAPMDSGALTAAAAALAREGFRIARFEFDYMASRRTDAGRKPPPRAEKLKPEYLAAVEKIGSSRSLIIGGKSMGARVASMVADELFATGKIGGLLCLGYPFHPPAKPEQLRTQHLADLKTPALIIQGTRDEFGTREEVGAYSLSPSIEMVWLEDGDHDLRPRKASGFSAAGHLATMAKAAATWAEAKLLQPSDG, from the coding sequence TTGAACGTTCTCTTCGATGGCCCGGAGAAGGCGACACACACCATTCTTCTGGCCCACGGGGCGGGCGCTCCGATGGACTCCGGAGCCTTGACGGCTGCCGCCGCGGCGTTAGCCCGCGAGGGCTTTCGTATCGCTCGCTTCGAATTTGACTATATGGCCAGTCGTCGTACGGACGCTGGCCGCAAACCACCCCCGCGAGCTGAAAAGCTTAAGCCGGAGTATCTCGCGGCTGTTGAAAAGATCGGTTCATCGCGATCGCTCATCATTGGCGGCAAGTCGATGGGCGCTCGCGTGGCCAGTATGGTCGCCGACGAACTTTTCGCCACTGGAAAGATCGGTGGCTTGCTCTGCCTCGGCTACCCCTTTCATCCTCCGGCAAAGCCAGAGCAGTTGCGGACCCAGCATCTGGCCGATCTGAAGACGCCGGCGTTGATCATCCAGGGCACGCGCGACGAATTCGGCACACGAGAAGAGGTCGGCGCCTATTCCTTGTCGCCTTCGATCGAGATGGTTTGGCTCGAGGACGGTGATCATGACCTTCGCCCGCGTAAGGCTTCCGGCTTTTCAGCAGCGGGGCATCTGGCAACGATGGCGAAAGCCGCTGCGACCTGGGCAGAAGCAAAGTTGCTCCAGCCGTCGGATGGATAG
- a CDS encoding MucR family transcriptional regulator, with protein MSEANDEIIDLVAHIVSAYVSSNSVPAADLPMLIATTHSAIAGLGKEPAAPTPAVKPAPAVSIKKSITTDFLICLEDGKKFKSLKRHLRTAYDMTPDQYRAKWGLPPDYPMVAPAYAEARSNLAKSMGLGQQRRKRPRGKAA; from the coding sequence ATGTCCGAAGCCAACGACGAAATCATCGACCTCGTTGCCCATATCGTATCGGCCTACGTGTCGAGCAACAGTGTTCCGGCTGCGGATCTTCCAATGCTGATCGCCACCACTCATTCGGCGATTGCAGGCTTGGGCAAAGAGCCGGCGGCGCCGACGCCCGCCGTGAAGCCAGCGCCGGCGGTATCGATTAAAAAGTCGATCACGACCGACTTTCTGATCTGCCTCGAGGATGGAAAGAAGTTTAAGTCGCTTAAGCGCCATCTCCGCACTGCCTATGACATGACGCCTGATCAATATCGTGCAAAGTGGGGGTTGCCGCCCGACTATCCGATGGTCGCTCCTGCCTATGCTGAAGCGCGTTCGAACCTGGCAAAGTCGATGGGGCTCGGGCAGCAGCGTCGGAAGCGCCCCCGTGGGAAGGCGGCGTAG
- a CDS encoding aspartate aminotransferase family protein, with product MAGNSTQQAGALRFEESARQVAENARFVAGGVNSNFRLGMAPGPLVFERGEGAYLIDVDGNRIIDYYCGMGATVLGHSPKPVIEAAQRQAEKGILFAGQVPIEYEAAKLICDRIPSAERLRFGSSGSEVAQAAMRLARAATGRRTIVKFEGHYHGWFDNILWSTAPGLNAAGPEDAPTPVIGSKGQDPAAGEGLSILGWNDLAALEKRLAKGDVAAVLMEPAMCNQGAIAPEPGYLEGALAACRKHGALLIFDEVITGFRLGRGGAQERFGVTPDLTIMAKAIANGFPVAAIAGRAELLDLFADGVLHGGTFNAQPVAMAAMVATQKALTPEHYTRSSAHGQRLQDGIRAILAEEGIKAQVAGFPLMFHVAFGLDAPARNYRDVARADKAAYSRFAHALLKRGVRVLERGAWFVSSEHDDEIVERTLDAVRTAAREVV from the coding sequence GTGGCAGGCAATAGCACCCAGCAGGCGGGAGCACTGCGCTTCGAGGAATCGGCCCGGCAGGTCGCGGAGAACGCGCGCTTCGTCGCAGGCGGCGTGAACAGCAATTTCCGGCTCGGCATGGCGCCAGGACCGCTGGTGTTCGAGCGCGGCGAGGGCGCCTATCTGATCGACGTCGATGGCAACAGGATCATCGATTATTACTGCGGCATGGGTGCCACCGTGCTCGGCCATTCACCGAAGCCGGTGATCGAGGCGGCACAACGGCAGGCGGAGAAGGGCATCCTCTTCGCCGGCCAGGTGCCGATCGAATACGAGGCGGCGAAGCTGATCTGCGACCGCATCCCTTCGGCGGAGCGGCTGCGCTTCGGCTCATCGGGCTCGGAGGTGGCGCAGGCGGCGATGCGGCTGGCCCGCGCCGCCACCGGACGGCGCACCATCGTCAAGTTCGAGGGGCATTATCACGGCTGGTTCGACAACATCCTGTGGTCGACCGCGCCAGGGCTGAATGCGGCCGGACCGGAGGATGCGCCGACGCCCGTCATCGGCAGCAAGGGCCAGGACCCGGCGGCAGGCGAGGGGCTCTCGATCCTCGGCTGGAACGATCTCGCGGCGCTGGAGAAGCGGCTCGCCAAGGGCGATGTCGCGGCGGTGCTGATGGAGCCGGCGATGTGCAACCAGGGCGCCATCGCCCCCGAGCCCGGCTATCTGGAAGGCGCGCTTGCCGCCTGCCGCAAGCATGGCGCGCTGCTGATCTTCGACGAGGTGATCACCGGGTTCCGGCTCGGCCGGGGCGGAGCGCAGGAGCGCTTCGGCGTGACGCCCGATCTGACCATCATGGCGAAGGCGATCGCCAATGGCTTTCCGGTGGCGGCCATCGCTGGCCGTGCCGAGCTGCTGGACCTTTTTGCGGACGGTGTCTTGCATGGCGGCACTTTCAATGCACAGCCGGTCGCCATGGCGGCGATGGTCGCGACGCAGAAGGCGCTGACACCAGAGCACTACACGCGCAGCTCCGCCCATGGCCAGCGCCTGCAGGACGGAATCCGCGCGATCCTGGCGGAGGAGGGGATCAAGGCGCAGGTCGCCGGCTTCCCGCTGATGTTCCATGTCGCGTTCGGGCTAGATGCGCCGGCGCGGAACTATCGGGACGTGGCCCGCGCGGACAAGGCCGCCTACAGCCGCTTCGCCCACGCGCTGCTCAAGCGCGGCGTGCGGGTGCTGGAGCGCGGCGCCTGGTTCGTGTCGTCGGAGCATGACGATGAGATCGTTGAGCGAACTTTGGACGCGGTCCGGACAGCGGCGCGCGAGGTTGTCTGA
- a CDS encoding IclR family transcriptional regulator, protein MARKPDNPYVVQPVMKALKVLELVARHGHEIALTAVSKELRIPKTTTFRYLQTLTAAGFLDHNRATDRYNLGPQLRSIARADASVSKVRELARPAMIELMHEFNETVNLAVKGNGTVVYIDLIEANRSLRMQARIGDSHPMHSTALGKAILAFLPEAERQRQLDLPLTERTGRTLLQREEIERQLRQVKRSGYATEMGENEDGAMCVGVPILDEDGYPVAALSISAPLMRMPHSLAAKAGTRLREVAAGISAQLGSHPAAAAG, encoded by the coding sequence ATGGCCAGGAAACCCGACAATCCCTACGTCGTGCAGCCGGTGATGAAGGCGCTCAAGGTGCTGGAGCTGGTCGCCCGCCACGGCCACGAGATCGCGCTCACCGCCGTCAGCAAGGAGCTGCGGATCCCGAAGACGACGACCTTCCGCTATCTGCAGACGCTGACGGCCGCCGGCTTCCTCGACCACAACCGCGCGACCGACCGCTACAATCTCGGGCCCCAGCTGCGCTCCATCGCCCGGGCCGACGCCAGCGTCAGCAAGGTCCGCGAGCTCGCCCGTCCGGCCATGATCGAGCTGATGCACGAGTTCAACGAGACCGTGAATCTCGCCGTGAAGGGCAACGGCACGGTCGTCTATATCGACTTGATCGAGGCCAACCGCTCGCTCCGGATGCAGGCGCGCATCGGCGACAGCCACCCGATGCATTCGACCGCGCTCGGCAAGGCGATCCTCGCCTTCCTGCCAGAGGCCGAACGGCAGCGCCAGCTCGACCTGCCACTGACCGAACGCACCGGCCGGACCCTGCTGCAACGCGAGGAGATCGAACGCCAGCTCCGGCAGGTGAAGCGGAGCGGCTACGCCACCGAGATGGGCGAGAACGAGGACGGCGCCATGTGCGTCGGCGTACCGATCCTCGACGAGGACGGCTATCCGGTCGCGGCGCTGTCGATCTCGGCGCCGCTGATGCGCATGCCGCATTCGCTGGCGGCCAAGGCCGGCACGCGGCTGCGTGAGGTCGCAGCCGGCATCTCGGCCCAGCTCGGCTCTCATCCAGCCGCCGCCGCGGGTTGA
- a CDS encoding ABC transporter permease — protein sequence MTSYVMRRLAQMLPVLLIASFAIFSMIYAVPGGPIAVIVGENASQEEIAAAIQRYGLDRPMVVQYFDWFGRAATGDFGLSLHSRQPVLQLIGERLPATLQLALTAIVVALVIGIPVAIASAIKPNSWLDRLLSGWSALALGVPTFWLGILLILLFAVELRWLPSASRHVPFWQSPLDALRSLALPALTLGTYVSGILARFLRASLIGEARADYVRTARAKGVPENRIVGLHIMRNAMLPFVTIVGLMMANFIGGAVVTEAVFTYPGLGRLLIQAISTRDYPLIQGCILVILVAYMLINLLVDMLYAWIDPRIEYR from the coding sequence ATGACGAGCTACGTCATGCGTCGCCTCGCCCAGATGCTACCAGTGCTGCTGATCGCCTCCTTCGCGATCTTCTCGATGATCTACGCGGTGCCCGGCGGGCCGATTGCGGTGATTGTCGGCGAGAACGCGTCGCAGGAGGAGATCGCGGCGGCGATCCAGCGCTACGGGCTCGATCGGCCGATGGTCGTCCAGTATTTCGACTGGTTCGGCCGCGCTGCGACGGGCGATTTCGGCCTGTCGCTCCACAGCCGCCAGCCGGTGCTGCAGCTGATCGGCGAAAGGCTGCCGGCGACGCTGCAGCTCGCCCTGACGGCGATCGTGGTGGCGCTGGTCATCGGCATTCCCGTCGCGATCGCGAGTGCGATCAAGCCGAATTCCTGGCTCGATCGATTGCTCAGCGGCTGGAGCGCACTGGCGCTGGGCGTGCCGACCTTCTGGCTCGGTATCCTGCTGATCCTGCTCTTCGCCGTGGAATTGCGCTGGCTACCTTCGGCCTCGCGCCATGTCCCGTTCTGGCAGTCGCCGCTCGACGCGCTGCGCAGCCTGGCGCTGCCGGCGCTCACCCTTGGCACCTATGTCTCAGGCATCCTCGCGCGGTTCCTGCGCGCCTCGCTGATCGGCGAGGCGCGGGCCGATTACGTCCGCACCGCCCGCGCCAAGGGTGTGCCGGAAAACCGCATCGTCGGCCTGCACATCATGCGCAACGCGATGCTGCCCTTTGTCACCATCGTCGGGCTGATGATGGCGAACTTCATCGGCGGGGCGGTGGTGACGGAGGCGGTCTTCACCTATCCGGGCCTCGGGCGCCTGCTGATCCAGGCAATCAGCACCCGCGACTACCCGCTGATCCAGGGCTGCATCCTGGTGATTCTGGTCGCCTATATGCTGATCAATCTTCTGGTCGACATGCTCTACGCCTGGATCGACCCGCGGATCGAATACCGATGA
- a CDS encoding ABC transporter permease, whose translation MNEAFTSLGRLLRRLLARRGAALGVAFLMLVGLAAIFADLLPLDPLTQSIADALKPPSPENWFGTDELGRDILARVVYGARTSLVTAFGAVVIAALVGVPVGLVAGFYGDWRDSLLMRCIDVLLALPNILFAMALIAVLGRSQGAALIAVGVAGIPGFARIARAQVMALRQLDFVTAVRGFGGRPSYIMFRTILPNALSPLVVQAIVLASIAILLEAALAFLGVGVPPPTPSWGEMLRTGKSYLYEAPSYAVLPGLVLTLTILSFDTIGRALTAILDRDETDASGEIIGGRR comes from the coding sequence ATGAATGAGGCCTTCACATCCCTGGGCCGATTGCTGCGCCGCCTGCTCGCCCGGCGCGGCGCGGCGCTGGGTGTCGCTTTCCTCATGCTGGTCGGGCTCGCGGCGATCTTCGCTGATCTGTTGCCGCTCGACCCGCTGACACAGAGCATTGCGGACGCGCTGAAGCCGCCTTCGCCCGAGAACTGGTTCGGCACCGACGAGCTCGGGCGCGATATTCTTGCCCGCGTTGTCTACGGCGCTCGGACGTCACTGGTCACAGCCTTCGGCGCTGTCGTCATCGCGGCGCTGGTCGGCGTGCCCGTCGGGCTCGTCGCCGGCTTCTACGGCGACTGGCGGGACTCGCTGCTGATGCGCTGCATCGATGTGCTACTCGCGCTGCCGAACATCCTCTTCGCCATGGCGCTGATCGCAGTGCTCGGGCGCAGCCAGGGCGCGGCGCTGATCGCGGTCGGCGTCGCCGGCATCCCGGGCTTCGCGCGCATCGCCCGCGCCCAGGTGATGGCGCTGCGCCAGCTCGACTTCGTCACGGCGGTGCGCGGCTTCGGCGGCCGACCAAGTTACATCATGTTTCGAACAATCCTGCCCAATGCCTTGAGTCCATTGGTGGTTCAGGCGATCGTCCTGGCCTCGATCGCGATCCTGCTCGAGGCCGCGCTCGCCTTTCTCGGGGTCGGCGTGCCGCCACCGACGCCGAGCTGGGGCGAGATGCTGCGCACCGGCAAGTCGTATCTCTACGAGGCACCGAGCTATGCGGTGTTGCCCGGCCTCGTGCTGACCCTGACGATCCTCTCCTTCGACACGATCGGCCGGGCGCTGACCGCGATCCTCGATCGCGACGAGACCGATGCATCCGGCGAAATCATCGGGGGCCGGCGATGA
- a CDS encoding ABC transporter substrate-binding protein: protein MTGLALAGAAPLAGALPASAQQLKGGTLRVAVLSELANYDPQQLSTVNFHVIKNLYDSLIEYTPEGKPEPSLATEWTIAPNKKSVTLKLRDGVTFHSGAPFKSDSVLATLQKGADPKRGKNVFSTMSIVKDWSAPDERTVTINFKAPVPDRQILDLLQFLLPIDPKGIDTVETVPAGTGPYTLVNRAVGQSLALKANPKYWREKQPIAQDLVFTVFSEDAAASAALESGAVDIVYNGSSRSAARLKNAGFQVFAGPGQLVQVFRINSTRGPFRNKSFRQAFNYLMDRPSILRVGYAGMGKVVALPWAPASPAFDDGYNKTYAYDLDKAKKLIAATGLSADEMKGWKLLVNGSDESSVAISQIVQGSLQKAGIPIELDMRQGAEYVTALLGGDFAATFGAVGNVQKFPSRVTTNSIYRTSGNPILKDPHPHPDYVAAIAKVDSAAGGQAEVKATYDNLNRVLVDEAFGIPTNSYDVGLIVASEKVGGVTLDIDNLFVARTIGFK from the coding sequence ATGACTGGCCTTGCCCTCGCGGGAGCGGCCCCGCTGGCCGGGGCGCTGCCCGCCTCGGCCCAGCAGCTCAAGGGTGGAACGCTGCGGGTCGCCGTGCTGAGCGAGCTGGCGAATTACGATCCGCAGCAGCTCTCCACGGTCAATTTCCACGTCATCAAGAACCTCTATGACAGCCTGATCGAATACACCCCCGAGGGAAAACCGGAGCCGAGCCTGGCGACGGAGTGGACAATCGCCCCGAACAAGAAATCGGTGACGCTGAAGCTGCGCGACGGCGTGACCTTCCATAGCGGCGCGCCGTTCAAGTCCGACTCCGTGCTCGCGACCCTGCAGAAGGGCGCCGATCCCAAACGTGGCAAGAACGTCTTCTCGACCATGTCGATCGTGAAGGATTGGTCGGCGCCGGACGAACGCACGGTCACGATCAACTTCAAGGCGCCGGTCCCTGACCGGCAGATCCTCGACCTGCTGCAGTTCCTGCTCCCGATCGACCCGAAAGGCATCGACACGGTCGAGACCGTGCCGGCGGGTACGGGCCCCTATACGCTGGTGAACCGGGCCGTGGGCCAGAGCCTCGCGCTCAAGGCCAACCCGAAATACTGGCGCGAGAAGCAGCCGATCGCGCAGGATCTGGTCTTCACCGTGTTCAGCGAGGATGCCGCCGCCAGCGCCGCGCTGGAATCCGGTGCGGTCGACATAGTCTATAACGGCTCCTCGCGCAGTGCGGCCCGTCTCAAGAACGCCGGCTTCCAGGTCTTCGCCGGGCCGGGCCAGCTCGTGCAGGTCTTCCGCATCAACTCGACGCGTGGCCCCTTCCGCAACAAGTCGTTCCGGCAGGCCTTCAATTACCTGATGGATCGCCCCAGCATCCTGCGCGTCGGCTATGCCGGGATGGGCAAGGTGGTGGCGCTGCCCTGGGCGCCGGCGAGCCCGGCCTTCGACGACGGCTACAACAAGACCTATGCCTATGATCTCGACAAGGCGAAGAAGCTGATCGCGGCCACCGGCCTCTCCGCCGACGAGATGAAGGGCTGGAAGCTGCTGGTCAACGGCAGCGACGAATCCTCGGTGGCGATCAGCCAGATCGTGCAGGGCTCCCTGCAGAAGGCAGGCATCCCGATCGAGCTCGACATGCGGCAAGGCGCCGAATACGTCACGGCGTTGCTGGGAGGCGACTTCGCCGCAACCTTCGGCGCGGTCGGCAACGTCCAGAAGTTTCCCTCGCGTGTCACGACGAACTCGATCTACCGCACTTCGGGCAACCCGATCCTCAAGGACCCGCATCCGCACCCGGACTACGTCGCTGCCATTGCCAAGGTCGACAGTGCGGCGGGTGGCCAAGCCGAGGTCAAGGCGACCTATGACAATCTCAATCGCGTGCTGGTCGACGAGGCTTTCGGGATTCCGACCAACTCCTACGATGTCGGCCTGATCGTCGCCTCGGAGAAGGTCGGCGGGGTGACGCTCGACATCGATAATCTGTTCGTCGCGCGCACCATCGGCTTCAAATGA